A single Carcharodon carcharias isolate sCarCar2 chromosome 39 unlocalized genomic scaffold, sCarCar2.pri SUPER_39_unloc_1, whole genome shotgun sequence DNA region contains:
- the LOC121274886 gene encoding late histone H2B.L4-like yields MKRSRKESCSIHTYKVMKQVHLNTGICPEAMSIIKLSVNDIFERIMGEASHLAHYNKLSTISFWEIQITVCLLLPGELAKHAMAEGTKVVARVYQFQLKLHNGFCKSQSHSL; encoded by the coding sequence ATGAAGAGATCTAGGAAGGAAAGCTGTTCCATCCATAcctacaaagtgatgaagcaggttcatCTCAACACCGGCATCTGCCCCGAGGCCATGAGCATCATAAAGTTGTCCGTTAATGATATTTTCGAGCGCATCATGGGTGAGGCTTCCCATCTGGCCCACTACAACAAGCTCAGCACCATCAGCTTCTGGGagatccagatcactgtgtgccTGCTGCTACCtggggaactggccaagcacgccATGGCAGAGGGGACAAAGGTGGTGGCCAGAGTGTACCAGTTCCAACTCAAACTCCACAATGGATtttgtaagagccaatcacacaGTCTCTGA